In a single window of the Necator americanus strain Aroian chromosome X, whole genome shotgun sequence genome:
- a CDS encoding hypothetical protein (NECATOR_CHRX.G21977.T2), with the protein MATGERRSNLRLCTYNARTVSTDADLHALLGAAEGIKFHVIALQETKCRRSDVRQMNDGTLVIRGDKVPSRNVGGVGFVVHPSVAHLVDSHEILSPRLAILRLRLLREKSISIINCYSPTSAADDSELEAFYEELEEVVRNEKSYYKFVVGDFNAKLGKATEEEYRIGRFGLGDRNENGRAVQKERIPDQWKTSRTVLIHKKGDREDLRNYRPICLLSVLYKVFTKIILTRIFRTLDEARPQEQAGFRQGFSCLDHIRTVSRVIEVCHEYRLSLDLTFVDYEKAFDSVETNAILSALVDQGVDASYMRTLANCYERCTTRIQLFHRLLTIPIGKGVRRGDTISPKLFTAALQWIMKSLSWEERGIRVDGRFLSNLRFADDIVLFSSSTNEAETMLNEMNERGRRIGLRINGKKTQFMKNAHCENGGVQLEGSQIVETPSHVYLGRSINMENDLKERLSRRMRAAWAAFAAVRETTNQLTDQDLRAHLFDSTVLPSLCYAAETWADTAATSGKLLNTHRALERCLLKFNRRTQHPAGLRSFDLGGMSRLRDPAEYVSKAKHRRTGHIMRRIDDRWTKRMLEWIPRDAKRPRGRPPTRWGDVFAARMDQLRAQLDTAQGPRQRRSRSLRTSWMTMAKERNEWKRCWGPHVQ; encoded by the exons atggcgaccggtgagaggcgatcaaatctcag actgtgtacttacaacgcgagaacagtttccacagacgccgacctgcatgcccttctcggagctgcagagggTATTAAATTTCACGtaattgctctgcaggagactaagtgcagaaggagcgacgtacgacagatgaatgacggtacactcgtcattcgtggagataaggttccgtcgcgaaatgtaggcggtgttggtttcgttgtgcacccatctgtcgcccatctcgtcgattctcacgagatcctgtcacctcgtctggccattcttcgcctccgccttCTGCGcgaaaaatccatcagtatcatcaactgctattcaccaacatcagcagctgatgattccgaattggaagcgttttacgaggagctggaggaagtagtccgcaacgagaagtcctattacaaattcgttgtcggagacttcaacgcaaaactaggaaaggctacagaagaggaatacaggattggaagatttggactaggggaccggaatgaaaatggcagggctgtt cagaaagaaaggatcccagaccagtggaagacctcgcgaaccgttcttatccataagaaaggtgaccgagaggaccttcggaactaccgtccgatatgcttgctgagcgtgttatacaaagtattcaccaagatcatcctcacacgcatatttaggacgctggatgaagcccggcctcaagaacaagctggattccgccaggggtttAGCTGTTTGGACCATATCcggaccgtgtcgagggtcatagaggtttgccatGAATACCGCCTGTCCCTTGATCTAACCTTCGttgactatgagaaagcctttgacagcgtagaaacgaatgcaatactgtcagcgctggtcgatcaaggtgtggacgcgtcgtatatgaggacattagccaattgctacgaacgatgcacgactaggatacagcttttccaccgccttctcaccatacccattggaaagggggtacgacgaggcgatactatatcgccgaagctgttcacggctgcattgcaatggataatgaaatcactatcctgggaagaaaggggcatacgtgttgatggaagatttctttcgaaccttcgttttgcggacgacatcgttctcttttcgagcagtaccaacgAAGCAGAAACAATGCTCAACGAAATGAACGAAAGAGGGaggagaataggactacggaTAAAcggaaagaagacacagttcatgaagaacgcccactgcgagaacggaggagtacaacttgaaggctcccaaatcgtggaaactccgtcacatgtatacctcggacgttctattaacatggaaaacgacttgaaggaaagACTGagtagaagaatgagagcagcatgggcagcattcgcagctgTCAGGGAGACTACgaaccaactgacggaccaagatcttcgtgcccatttgttcgactcgacagtccttccgtcgctctgttacgcagcggagacgtgggcagacaccgcggccacgtctggGAAGCTACTTaatacccacagagcccttgagagatgtctcctaaagtttaaccggcgcacacaacaccctgccggtcttcgtagcttcGACTTaggaggaatgtcccgtcttcgcgacccagcggaatatgtatcgaaagcaaagcatagaaggaccggtcacatcatgagaagaatcgacgatagatggactaaaagaatgctagagtggatcccaagggacgctaaacgtccccgagggagaccgccaacgagatggggtgacgtgttcgctgcacggatggaccagctgagagctcagctggatacggctcaaggacctcgtcaacgtcgctcacgaagcttgagaacatcttggatgacaatggcgaaggaacgaaacgagtggaagagatgctggggcccgcacgtccagtga
- a CDS encoding hypothetical protein (NECATOR_CHRX.G21977.T1): protein MTSYFQQKERIPDQWKTSRTVLIHKKGDREDLRNYRPICLLSVLYKVFTKIILTRIFRTLDEARPQEQAGFRQGFSCLDHIRTVSRVIEVCHEYRLSLDLTFVDYEKAFDSVETNAILSALVDQGVDASYMRTLANCYERCTTRIQLFHRLLTIPIGKGVRRGDTISPKLFTAALQWIMKSLSWEERGIRVDGRFLSNLRFADDIVLFSSSTNEAETMLNEMNERGRRIGLRINGKKTQFMKNAHCENGGVQLEGSQIVETPSHVYLGRSINMENDLKERLSRRMRAAWAAFAAVRETTNQLTDQDLRAHLFDSTVLPSLCYAAETWADTAATSGKLLNTHRALERCLLKFNRRTQHPAGLRSFDLGGMSRLRDPAEYVSKAKHRRTGHIMRRIDDRWTKRMLEWIPRDAKRPRGRPPTRWGDVFAARMDQLRAQLDTAQGPRQRRSRSLRTSWMTMAKERNEWKRCWGPHVQ from the coding sequence atgacatcctattttcagcagaaagaaaggatcccagaccagtggaagacctcgcgaaccgttcttatccataagaaaggtgaccgagaggaccttcggaactaccgtccgatatgcttgctgagcgtgttatacaaagtattcaccaagatcatcctcacacgcatatttaggacgctggatgaagcccggcctcaagaacaagctggattccgccaggggtttAGCTGTTTGGACCATATCcggaccgtgtcgagggtcatagaggtttgccatGAATACCGCCTGTCCCTTGATCTAACCTTCGttgactatgagaaagcctttgacagcgtagaaacgaatgcaatactgtcagcgctggtcgatcaaggtgtggacgcgtcgtatatgaggacattagccaattgctacgaacgatgcacgactaggatacagcttttccaccgccttctcaccatacccattggaaagggggtacgacgaggcgatactatatcgccgaagctgttcacggctgcattgcaatggataatgaaatcactatcctgggaagaaaggggcatacgtgttgatggaagatttctttcgaaccttcgttttgcggacgacatcgttctcttttcgagcagtaccaacgAAGCAGAAACAATGCTCAACGAAATGAACGAAAGAGGGaggagaataggactacggaTAAAcggaaagaagacacagttcatgaagaacgcccactgcgagaacggaggagtacaacttgaaggctcccaaatcgtggaaactccgtcacatgtatacctcggacgttctattaacatggaaaacgacttgaaggaaagACTGagtagaagaatgagagcagcatgggcagcattcgcagctgTCAGGGAGACTACgaaccaactgacggaccaagatcttcgtgcccatttgttcgactcgacagtccttccgtcgctctgttacgcagcggagacgtgggcagacaccgcggccacgtctggGAAGCTACTTaatacccacagagcccttgagagatgtctcctaaagtttaaccggcgcacacaacaccctgccggtcttcgtagcttcGACTTaggaggaatgtcccgtcttcgcgacccagcggaatatgtatcgaaagcaaagcatagaaggaccggtcacatcatgagaagaatcgacgatagatggactaaaagaatgctagagtggatcccaagggacgctaaacgtccccgagggagaccgccaacgagatggggtgacgtgttcgctgcacggatggaccagctgagagctcagctggatacggctcaaggacctcgtcaacgtcgctcacgaagcttgagaacatcttggatgacaatggcgaaggaacgaaacgagtggaagagatgctggggcccgcacgtccagtga
- a CDS encoding hypothetical protein (NECATOR_CHRX.G21978.T1): MNDGTLVIRGDKVPSRNVGGVGFVVHPSVAHLVDSHEILSPRLAILRLRLLREKSISIINCYSPTSAADDSELEAFYEELEEVVRNEKSYYKFVVGDFNAKLGKATEEEYRIGRFGLGDRNENGRAVVRRSPILWELSFMKFYSSDFISADKFF, encoded by the coding sequence atgaatgacggtacactcgtcattcgtggagataaggttccgtcgcgaaatgtaggcggtgttggtttcgttgtgcacccatctgtcgcccatctcgtcgattctcacgagatcctgtcacctcgtctggccattcttcgcctccgccttCTGCGcgaaaaatccatcagtatcatcaactgctattcaccaacatcagcagctgatgattccgaattggaagcgttttacgaggagctggaggaagtagtccgcaacgagaagtcctattacaaattcgttgtcggagacttcaacgcaaaactaggaaaggctacagaagaggaatacaggattggaagatttggactaggggaccggaatgaaaatggcagggctgttgtccgccgctcacCTATTttatgggaactctctttcatgaaattttattcttctgattttatatcagcagacaaattcttctga